A stretch of the Musa acuminata AAA Group cultivar baxijiao chromosome BXJ2-7, Cavendish_Baxijiao_AAA, whole genome shotgun sequence genome encodes the following:
- the LOC103992374 gene encoding rho GDP-dissociation inhibitor 1 translates to MSLVTGALSSSKMLGLEDSGEIAEKGAILMGKEGEEEQKRVNGHDSEEAGEEERLNRQMSEMSLYGTEEEEEDEEGKGAKGIELGPRVSLKTEIEKDKDDDSLRRWKEQLLGSVDLNSVGENLEPEVKILSLSILSPGRPDIVLPLPVVPNSKGVWFTLKEGSHYRLKFAFAVSNNIVSGLRYTNTVWKTGVKVERTKEMLGTFSPQPEPYTYETPEETTPSGLFARGSYSARTKFVDDDGKCYLEINYSFDIRREWPSTG, encoded by the exons ATGTCGTTGGTCACGGGAGCTCTCTCCAGCTCTAAGATGTTGGGTTTGGAGGACAGCGGAGAGATTGCTGAGAAAGGAGCGATCTTGATGGGGAAGGAGGGAGAAGAGGAGCAGAAGAGGGTAAACGGCCATGACAGTGAGGAAGCCGGAGAGGAGGAGAGGCTCAACAGGCAGATGAGCGAGATGTCTCTTTATGgaactgaggaggaggaggaggatgaagagGGGAAAGGTGCCAAAGGGATCGAGTTGGGTCCTCGGGTCAGCCTCAAGACCGAGATAGAGAAGGACAAG GACGACGACAGCCTGAGGAGGTGGAAGGAGCAGCTTTTGGGAAGCGTCGATTTGAATTCTGTGGGAG AAAACTTGGAGCCAGAAGTTAAGATCCTGAGCCTTTCCATCCTTTCTCCCGGTCGACCTGACATTGTCCTGCCACTTCCTGTTGTCCCTAATTCCAAAGGTGTGTGGTTTACTCTGAAGGAAGGTAGCCATTACAGACTCAAATTCGCCTTTGCCGTCAGCAACAACATTGTCTCTGGCTTGAGATACACAAACACAGTTTGGAAGACTGGTGTTAAGG TGGAAAGAACAAAAGAAATGCTTGGTACCTTCAGTCCTCAGCCGGAGCCTTACACATATGAGACTCCAGAAGAGACAACCCCATCTGGTCTCTTTGCCAGAGGATCATATTCTGCAAGAACTAAG TTTGTCGATGATGATGGCAAGTGCTACTTGGAGATCAATTACAGCTTTGACATACGTAGGGAGTGGCCATCAACTGGATGA